The proteins below come from a single Solea senegalensis isolate Sse05_10M linkage group LG2, IFAPA_SoseM_1, whole genome shotgun sequence genomic window:
- the LOC122761908 gene encoding protein FAM126B-like isoform X2, whose amino-acid sequence MLGSERGVVEEWLSEFKSLPETHIPSYAGSLHLKKSLVPALYRVIQDPNNELLEPVCHQLFELYRSSENRLRRFTLQFLPELVWVYLRITASRDRQSNGCIEALLLGIYNLEIVDKDGNGKLLSFTIPSLSKPSIYHEPSSLGSIALTEGALCQHDLIRVVYSGLHPQRETFTAQNRFEVLCFLMLCYNSAVVFMPLSSYQSVCRMSSRLCVCGFPRQQQKLWREPCNRVLLDPEFMVQMLTAVYHAIYNGEWEMGREALEDILYRAQLELYSQPLLLGNAMKNSLPDSAPSEPQGRKVLQVEVTPTISRISISAITTASIRRHRWRREDADGMSGGEDSFNINDPDEGFSSGASNSSQPSGIKASGNVGPRHDSLNSSSSSIKKAITARLTRDKEREREREREREREREREREREREREREREREREKDREKERERERERERAAEKQAELSADQQAAVRRHHQRQQSPSASITLDAIQLSPIRKHLSFPVGPTLVRTGSTSSSKSFDFMNLNLNGDENEQGKALGGSKKEAGLPIGGSHRHSTISLQEEHLIRPEDAQDLLSPGAPLTKQSRSPSFNMQIISQV is encoded by the exons ATGCTAGGTTCAGAGCGGGGCGTCGTAGAAGAATGGCTCTCAGAATTCAAG TCCTTACCCGAAACCCACATCCCCAGCTACGCCGGCAGCCTCCATCTTAAGAAGTCCCTGGTGCCAGCGCTCTACCGAGTCATCCAGGACCCCAACAATGAG CTGCTGGAGCCTGTGTGCCACCAGCTGTTTGAGTTGTACCGGAGCTCTGAAAACCGCCTGCGACGCTTCACCCTGCAGTTCCTGCCTGAGCTGGTGTGGGTTTATCTGAGGATCACAGCCAGCAGAGATCGTCAGAGCAATGGCTGCATAGAGGCTCTCCTCTTGGGCATCTATAACCTG GAAATTGTGGACAAAGACGGCAATGGCAAACTCCTGTCTTTCACAATTCCATCTCTGTCCAAACCATCCATATATCATGAG CCTTCTAGTTTGGGGTCCATAGCACTGACCGAGGGGGCTCTCTGTCAACATGACCTGATCAGAGTGGTGTACAGCGGCCTCCACCCCCAGAGAGAGACCTTCACAGCTCAGAACAG GTTTGAAGTGCTGTGTTTCCTCATGCTCTGCTACAACTCCGCCGTGGTGTTCATGCCCCTTTCTTCCTACCAGTCAGTCTGCAGAATGAGCTCACG gttgtgtgtctgtggctttcctcggcagcagcagaaactgtgGAGGGAACCATGCAACCGTGTGCTGCTGGATCCTGAGTTCATGGTCCAGATGTTGACTGCTGTGTATCATGCCAT ATACAATGGAGAGTGGGAGATGGGGCGGGAAGCGCTGGAGGACATTCTGTACAGAGCTCAGCTAGAGCTTTACTCCCAGCCTCTCCTG CTGGGCAACGCCATGAAGAACTCGCTGCCGGACAGTGCTCCCTCTGAGCCGCAGGGCCGCAAGGTGCTTCAGGTAGAGGTGACGCCCACCATTAGCCGCATCTCCATCTCAGCCATTACCACCGCTTCAATACGGCGCCACCGCTGGAGGAGAGAGG ATGCTGACGGCATGAGTGGCGGCGAGGACTCCTTCAACATCAATGACCCGGACGAGGGTTTCTCCTCCGGGGCGTCCAACAGCAGCCAGCCCAGCGGCATCAAGGCGAGCGGCAACGTGGGGCCGCGGCACGACAgcctgaacagcagcagcagcagtatcaagAAAGCCATCACAGCACGTCTGACACGGGACaaggagagggagcgagagagggagcgagagagggagcgtgagagggagcgagagagggaacgagagagggagcgagagagggagcgagagagggagcgagagaaggACCGGGAGAAGGAACGGGAGAGGGAACGGGAGAGGGAGCGAGCGGCAGAAAAACAGGCAGAATTGTCTGCAGATCAGCAGGCTGCTGTGAGGAGGCATCACCAGAGGCAGCAGTCGCCTTCGGCCAGCATTACCCTGGATGCCATCCAGCTGAGCCCCATACGGAAGCACCTGAGCTTCCCTGTGGGGCCCACGCTGGTGCGGACTGGCAGCACCTCCTCCAGCAAGTCCTTTGATTTCATGAATCTGAACCTGAATGGAGACGAGAATGAGCAGGGCAAGGCGCTGGGAGGCTCCAAAAAGGAAGCTGGGCTCCCAATCGGCGGCTCCCACCGCCACTCCACCATTAGCTTACAAGAGGAGCACCTCATCAGGCCGGAGGACGCACAGGACCTCCTGTCTCCTGGAGCTCCTCTCACCAAGCAATCCCGCTCCCCCAGCTTCAACATGCAGATCATATCACAGGTCTAA
- the LOC122761908 gene encoding protein FAM126B-like isoform X1, producing MLGSERGVVEEWLSEFKSLPETHIPSYAGSLHLKKSLVPALYRVIQDPNNELLEPVCHQLFELYRSSENRLRRFTLQFLPELVWVYLRITASRDRQSNGCIEALLLGIYNLEIVDKDGNGKLLSFTIPSLSKPSIYHEPSSLGSIALTEGALCQHDLIRVVYSGLHPQRETFTAQNRFEVLCFLMLCYNSAVVFMPLSSYQSVCRMSSRLCVCGFPRQQQKLWREPCNRVLLDPEFMVQMLTAVYHAIYNGEWEMGREALEDILYRAQLELYSQPLLLGNAMKNSLPDSAPSEPQGRKVLQVEVTPTISRISISAITTASIRRHRWRREDCFDHSTDAELSLIVNPPSLTQQKHHHTSWDASSKEERGGRAHSHHSSSSSIIPPITLEDADGMSGGEDSFNINDPDEGFSSGASNSSQPSGIKASGNVGPRHDSLNSSSSSIKKAITARLTRDKEREREREREREREREREREREREREREREREREKDREKERERERERERAAEKQAELSADQQAAVRRHHQRQQSPSASITLDAIQLSPIRKHLSFPVGPTLVRTGSTSSSKSFDFMNLNLNGDENEQGKALGGSKKEAGLPIGGSHRHSTISLQEEHLIRPEDAQDLLSPGAPLTKQSRSPSFNMQIISQV from the exons ATGCTAGGTTCAGAGCGGGGCGTCGTAGAAGAATGGCTCTCAGAATTCAAG TCCTTACCCGAAACCCACATCCCCAGCTACGCCGGCAGCCTCCATCTTAAGAAGTCCCTGGTGCCAGCGCTCTACCGAGTCATCCAGGACCCCAACAATGAG CTGCTGGAGCCTGTGTGCCACCAGCTGTTTGAGTTGTACCGGAGCTCTGAAAACCGCCTGCGACGCTTCACCCTGCAGTTCCTGCCTGAGCTGGTGTGGGTTTATCTGAGGATCACAGCCAGCAGAGATCGTCAGAGCAATGGCTGCATAGAGGCTCTCCTCTTGGGCATCTATAACCTG GAAATTGTGGACAAAGACGGCAATGGCAAACTCCTGTCTTTCACAATTCCATCTCTGTCCAAACCATCCATATATCATGAG CCTTCTAGTTTGGGGTCCATAGCACTGACCGAGGGGGCTCTCTGTCAACATGACCTGATCAGAGTGGTGTACAGCGGCCTCCACCCCCAGAGAGAGACCTTCACAGCTCAGAACAG GTTTGAAGTGCTGTGTTTCCTCATGCTCTGCTACAACTCCGCCGTGGTGTTCATGCCCCTTTCTTCCTACCAGTCAGTCTGCAGAATGAGCTCACG gttgtgtgtctgtggctttcctcggcagcagcagaaactgtgGAGGGAACCATGCAACCGTGTGCTGCTGGATCCTGAGTTCATGGTCCAGATGTTGACTGCTGTGTATCATGCCAT ATACAATGGAGAGTGGGAGATGGGGCGGGAAGCGCTGGAGGACATTCTGTACAGAGCTCAGCTAGAGCTTTACTCCCAGCCTCTCCTG CTGGGCAACGCCATGAAGAACTCGCTGCCGGACAGTGCTCCCTCTGAGCCGCAGGGCCGCAAGGTGCTTCAGGTAGAGGTGACGCCCACCATTAGCCGCATCTCCATCTCAGCCATTACCACCGCTTCAATACGGCGCCACCGCTGGAGGAGAGAGG ATTGTTTTGACCACTCAACCGATGCAGAGTTGAGCCTCATCGTCAATCCTCCTAGCCTCACCCAGCAGAAGCACCACCACACTTCTTGGGACGCGTCATccaaagaagaaagaggagggcGGGCTCACagccaccacagcagcagcagcagcatcattcCCCCCATCACACTTGAGG ATGCTGACGGCATGAGTGGCGGCGAGGACTCCTTCAACATCAATGACCCGGACGAGGGTTTCTCCTCCGGGGCGTCCAACAGCAGCCAGCCCAGCGGCATCAAGGCGAGCGGCAACGTGGGGCCGCGGCACGACAgcctgaacagcagcagcagcagtatcaagAAAGCCATCACAGCACGTCTGACACGGGACaaggagagggagcgagagagggagcgagagagggagcgtgagagggagcgagagagggaacgagagagggagcgagagagggagcgagagagggagcgagagaaggACCGGGAGAAGGAACGGGAGAGGGAACGGGAGAGGGAGCGAGCGGCAGAAAAACAGGCAGAATTGTCTGCAGATCAGCAGGCTGCTGTGAGGAGGCATCACCAGAGGCAGCAGTCGCCTTCGGCCAGCATTACCCTGGATGCCATCCAGCTGAGCCCCATACGGAAGCACCTGAGCTTCCCTGTGGGGCCCACGCTGGTGCGGACTGGCAGCACCTCCTCCAGCAAGTCCTTTGATTTCATGAATCTGAACCTGAATGGAGACGAGAATGAGCAGGGCAAGGCGCTGGGAGGCTCCAAAAAGGAAGCTGGGCTCCCAATCGGCGGCTCCCACCGCCACTCCACCATTAGCTTACAAGAGGAGCACCTCATCAGGCCGGAGGACGCACAGGACCTCCTGTCTCCTGGAGCTCCTCTCACCAAGCAATCCCGCTCCCCCAGCTTCAACATGCAGATCATATCACAGGTCTAA
- the trpm2 gene encoding transient receptor potential cation channel subfamily M member 2, with the protein MLSLSFVQLKGSSEDCPKDMLPKSENKVHPQDLTQQFTKPGLNRVVSRFKKHCAFGSWIRENIRKKECCFFEKGVREDVCKCGYFKTDHVDEAIKPEDFTGESWDKHRHVHEVPTDAFGDISFGGSGQKTGKYVRASTDTSPEVLYRLLTEQWKLSPPNLLISVTGGAKNFYLKARLKNMFHRGLIKVAQTTGAWIITGGTHTGVMKHVGQAVRDYALSSSSSQGQIVAIGVATWGAIHNRDTLVHSEGCFPAHYLMDINGQGRLSCLDNNHTHFLLVDDGTHGHYGVEIELRSRLEKCISRKHLGNRESGVTIPVVCVVLDGGPGTLTTIYNAMLNGTPCVVLEGSGRIADVIAQVAGLPVGRVTIALVHQLLKKFFSQEYETFADLKIIQWTKMIQDIIRLPHLLTVFRVSEDSHGDVDVAILQALLKASRTSESQCWKRQLELAIGWNRVDIAETEIFTEESQWKSTDLHWAMFSALVGNKPEFVSLLLENGVSLRDFLHDQETLSELYKQLPNGFFLHKLAKRVHSSFRSGRTPFGLRPRAHLGQGEVISMTHVCGEVRHLLGSFTKPIYPPSTTRDDFNMTLEDSSSSLSKSQADSRNQLREDRSEAAIQRDSATDLFLWAVVQNNKELAEIFWEECLDCISAALAASTILKKMAKEASDADESEDMQDLANHYEKQAIGVFSRCHSDDEERAQKLLVRVSPLWGSTTCLRLALEANNKSFVAQSGVQALLTQIWCGELSVINPVWRLLVCMVFFPLIYTGFLVFRRDETIQRETEKREEIKTVQSLTGSTLKTNSRAHDSPNLRHLKPLSSWSRLVYLYSAPQVKFYWNIVSYFAFLFLFAVVLMIDFQTTPSAGEVLLYIWLISLVCEEVRQLFHDPDGFGFRKKSRMYIEDLWNILDVLSIVLFIIGLGFRLTSQLFYPGKIILCIDFVVFCLRLMAIFTISRTLGPKIIIVRRMMMDMFFFMFLLSIWVVAYGVAKQGILIHNDNRLDWILRGAVYEPYLIIFGDFPKNIDNTEFDINSCTMNGSDPLKPKCPVLNEDQTPAFPEGLTILMLCIYLLFANILLLNLLIAIFNFTFEEVQDNTDRIWKFQRYELIKEYHSRPAAPPPFIIFSHLYLFIRHMVLCRPPVLCREFKNELPQVEEEELLSWEALMKDRYLMSTQQEQSQSVERRIMDTAQKVTTITDLLEREEEPSSSAMMKRLARLEEQVSLSNRTLLFIMESLKCQGLVPKEAQSHPTSTTTDEATDALGNASESEGGFHVHARQLHYPNSKLTRFPVPEEKVQWEVSFSSYTPTCASEDTGDNVDGSVSEALDNYRNPGGRTGIRGRGALSQLGPNMNLNLVVTRWRDSEKSILEYLVVWDESQGTLALPGGPVQSADHLPVTLKRTIGKKLYEKLDAKVSEGTKVFEGYVDDCRNTDNAWVETTVLNIHLDSTSQGLMEINNMVLSSHGCLVWQEVSSKTRLGSNQRESLRQVAELHNRKF; encoded by the exons ATGCTGTCGCTGTCTTTTGTCCAACTGAAAGGAAGCTCTGAAGACTGTCCAAAAg ACATGCTGCCGAAATCTGAGAATAAGGTTCATCCACAGGATTTGACTCAGCAGTTCACCAAACCTGGACTAAATCGGGTGGTTTCTCGTTTTAAAAAG CATTGTGCCTTTGGCTCCTGGATCAGGGAAAACATCCGCAAGAAGGAATGTTGCTTCTTTGAAAAAGGTGTCAG AGAGGATGTATGCAAGTGTGGTTACTTCAAAACTGATCATGTGGACGAGGCCATCAAGCCCGAGGACTTCACTGGAGAGTCAtgggacaaacacagacatgttcacGAAGTGCCGACGGATGCTTTTGGGGACATCAGCTTTGGTGGGAGTGGCCAAAAGACAGGCAAA TATGTGCGCGCGTCCACTGACACCAGTCCTGAAGTCCTGTACCGCTTACTGACGGAACAGTGGAAACTGTCCCCTCCCAACCTGCTCATCTCAGTGACAGGAGGAGCTAAGAACTTCTATCTTAAAGCTCGTCTCAAGAACATGTTCCACAGAGGTCTCATCAAAGTGGCTCAGACGACAG GAGCATGGATCATCACCGGTGGCACCCACACAGGTGTGATGAAGCATGTGGGGCAGGCTGTGAGAGACTACGccctgagcagcagctcctcgcAGGGTCAGATCGTAGCTATTGGAGTGGCAACATGGGGAGCGATTCACAACAGGGACACTTTGGTGCATTCAGAG GGTTGTTTCCCAGCGCATTATTTGATGGACATCAATGGTCAGGGCCGACTGTCCTGCCTCGATAACAACCACACCCACTTCCTTCTGGTGGACGACGGGACCCACGGTCATTATGGCGTGGAGATTGAACTGCGTAGCCGTCTGGAGAAGTGCATCTCCAGAAAGCATCTTGGAAACAGAG AGAGTGGCGTGACCAtccctgtggtgtgtgtggttttgGATGGAGGTCCAGGAACTCTCACT ACCATCTATAACGCCATGCTGAATGGTACACCCTGTGTGGTTCTGGAAGGCTCTGGGAGAATAGCAGATGTGATTGCCCAGGTCGCGGGGCTGCCAGTGGGCCGTGTCACCATTGCCCTCGTCCACCAGCTGCTGAAGAAGTTCTTTAGCCAAGAGTATGAAACTTTTGCTGACCTGAAGATCATACAGTGGACCAAGATG ATTCAGGACATCATCAGGTTGCCGCACTTGCTGACAGTATTCAGAGTGAGCGAGGACAGTCATGGGGATGTAGACGTGGCTATTCTTCAGGCATTACTCAAAG ctTCGAGGACCAGCGAGTCACAGTGCTGGAAGAGGCAACTGGAGCTGGCTATAGGCTGGAACCGAGTGGATATAGCTGAGACTGAGATTTTCACTGAGGAGAGCCAGTGGAAG TCCACTGACCTCCACTGGGCCATGTTCTCAGCCCTCGTTGGCAACAAGCCTGAGTTTGTGAGTCTGCTGCTGGAGAATGGTGTGAGTCTGAGGGATTTCCTGCACGACCAGGAGACTCTGTCCGAACTCTACAAACAGCTCCCAAACGGTTTCTTCCTCCACAAGCTGGCCAAGCGGGTTCACAGCTCCTTTCGCAGTGGGCGAACACCGTTCGGCCTGAGGCCTCGAGCTCACTTGGGGCAAGGTGAAGTCATCTCCATGACTCACGTGTGTGGTGAGGTGCGTCACCTGCTGGGCAGTTTTACCAAGCCCATCTACCCTCCCTCCACCACGAGAGACGACTTCAACATGACTTTGGAGGATTCATCTTCATCT CTGTCCAAAAGTCAAGCAGATTCCCGAAATCAACTCAGGGAGGACAGAAGTGAAGCAGCGATCCAGCGGGACTCAGCCACAGACCTTTTCCTTTGGGCTGTTGTCCAGAACAACAAGGAGCTGGCTGAAATCTTTTGGGAGGAG TGTTTAGACTGTATATCTGCCGCGCTGGCTGCCAGTACGATCCTGAAGAAAATGGCGAAAGAAGCAAGTGATGCTGACGAGTCAGAGGATATGCAAGACCTTGCCAATCACTATGAGAAACAAGCCATTG GTGTGTTCAGCAGGTGCCACAGCGATGATGAGGAGCGCGCTCAGAAGCTGTTGGTCCGTGTGTCACCGCTGTGGGGAAGTACAACGTGCCTGAGGTTGGCTCTGGAGGCTAACAATAAAAGTTTTGTAGCTCAGTCAGGTGTTCAG GCTCTTCTGACTCAAATCTGGTGTGGTGAGCTTTCAGTCATCAACCCTGTGTGGAGGTTACTGGTCTGCATGGTCTTCTTCCCCCTTATCTACACTGGCTTTCTGGTTTTCAG ACGTGATGAAACTATccagagagagactgaaaagCGCGAGGAGATCAAGACAGTGCAGTCTCTGACAGGAAGTACACTCAAAACAAATTCTCGTGCCCA TGACTCCCCCAACCTGCGGCACCTGAAGCCTCTGAGCAGCTGGTCCAGACTGGTTTACCTGTACAGTGCCCCACAGGTCAAGTTTTACTGGAATATTGTGTCTTACTTTgccttcctcttcctgtttgctGTGGTGCTGATGATCGACTTCCAGACTACGCCCTCTGCAGGAGAGGTGCTGCTCTACATTTGGCTAATCTCGCTGGTGTGTGAGGAGGTCAGACAG CTATTTCATGACCCCGATGGCTTTGGGTTTCGTAAGAAATCCAGGATGTATATTGAAGACCTTTGGAATATTTTAGATGTTCTGTCCATCGTTCTGTTTATTATCGGCCTTGGATTCAG GCTGACGTCTCAGCTCTTCTACCCGGGTAAAATCATCCTCTGCATTGATTTTGTGGTCTTCTGCCTCCGTCTCATGGCCATCTTCACTATCAGTCGGACACTGGGACCCAAAATCATCATCGTCAGGAGGATG ATGATGGACATGTTCTTCTTCATGTTCCTGCTGAGTATCTGGGTGGTGGCGTACGGCGTGGCCAAACAAGGCATTCTCATCCACAATGACAATCGGCTGGACTGGATTCTCCGCGGAGCAGTTTACGAGCCGTACCTTATCATATTCGGCGATTTCCCCAAAAATATTGACA ACACTGAATTTGACATCAACTCCTGCACCATGAATGGATCTGATCCTCTAAAGCCCAAGTGTCCTGTCCTGAATGAAGACCAAACACCAGCTTTCCCAGAGGGGCTCACGATCCTCATGCTTTGTATTTACTTGCTCTTTGCCAACATTCTGCTGCTCAACCTGCTCATAGCCATCTTCAA CTTCACATTCGAGGAAGTGCAGGATAACACAGACAGAATATGGAAGTTTCAAAGATATGAGCTGATTAAGGAGTACCACAGTCGCCCGGCTGCCCCTCCTCCGTTCATCATCTTCAGCCATCTTTACCTCTTCATCAGGCACATGGTGCTGTGCAGGCCTCCTGTCTTATGCAGAGAGTTCA AAAATGAGCTTCCTCAGgtagaggaagaggagctgTTGTCCTGGGAGGCATTGATGAAAGACAGATATCTGATGTCCACTCAGCAGGAGCAGAGCCAGAGCGTGGAGCGACGCATCATGGACACGGCCCAAAA GGTGACCACCATCACCGATCTGCTGGAGAGGGAAGAGGAGCCGAGCTCGTCTGCCATGATGAAAAGACTGGCCCGACTAGAGGAGCAG GTCAGCCTGTCAAACAGAACCTTGCTGTTTATTATGGAGAGTCTGAAATGTCAGGGACTTGTCCCAAAAGAAGCACAATCACATCCAA CGTCGACCACGACGGATGAAGCCACCGACGCTTTAGGAAACGCGTCAGAGAGCGAGGGTGGGTTTCACGTGCACGCCCGACAGCTCCACTATCCAAACAGCAAACTCACACGCTTCCCTGTGCCAGAGGAGAAAGTGCAGTGGGAG gtCAGCTTCAGCTCATACACGCCGACCTGTGCATCTGAAGACACTGGAGACAATGTAGATGG ATCAGTTTCAGAGGCCTTAGATAATTACAG aaACCCAGGAGGGAGGACTGGCATCAGGGGACGAGGTGCACTCAGTCAACTGGGTCCAAATATGAATTTGAACCTTGTTGTTACACG tTGGCGAGACAGTGAGAAATCTATTTTGGAGTATCTGGTAGTTTGGGATGAGAGCCAAGGCACCTTGGCTTTACCTGGG GGACCTGTCCAATCTGCCGATCACCTGCCTGTAACACTTAAAAGAACCATTGGGAAGAAACTGTACGAAAAACTCGATGCAAAAGTATCAGAAGGAACAAAG gtgtttgAGGGTTACGTGGATGACTGCAGGAACACAGATAATGCCTGGGTAGAAACCACCGTCCTGAACATTCACCTGGACAGTACAAGCCAGGGACTGATGGAGATAAACAATATG GTGCTGAGCAGCCATGGTTGTCTCGTGTGGCAGGAGGTGAGCAGCAAAACAAGACTTGGCTCAAACCAAAGAGAGTCTCTGCGGCAGGTTGCGGAACTGCACAACAGGAAGTTCTGA